The genome window TCGACGGCACGCTGATCAAGAGCTGCCTCGCCCCCGTGCAGAAGATCCACGGCAGGACCGTGGAAACCGTGGACGACCTGGACGCGGACCAGGGCATGACCGTGATCCAGCGCGCCTTCCACAAATGTGGCGCCAGCCAGTGCGGCTACTGCATCCCCGGCATGGTGATGGCCGCCACGTCCACCCTGCGCAAGCGGCCGCGGGCCAGCCTGGACGAGATCAAGGAAGGGCTGGGCGGCAACATCTGCCGCTGCACCGGCTACCAGAAGATCCTGGACGCCGTGGCCATGGCCCGCGACGTGCTGAACGGCACGCGCCCGGAAACAGACCTGGAAGAAGCCGCCACCGACAGCTTCATCGGCTCGCGCACCCGCCGGCTGGACGCGCCGGCCAAGGTCACGGGCGCCATCAAGTACGCGGCCGACCTGTGGATGCCCAACATGCTGCACATGCAGGTGCTGCGCAGCCCGCACCCCCACGCCCGCATCCAGCGGCTGGACGTGGGCGAGGCGCGCGCCATGCCGGGCGTGGAATGCGTGCTGACCTGCGACGACGTGCCCGGGGTCGACAACTTCGGCGTCTTCATCGAGGACCAGCCCATCATGGCGCGCGGCATGGTCCGCTACGTGGGCGAGGGGATCGCCGCCGTGGTGGCCGAGACCGCGGACATCGCGCGCGAGGCCGTGAAGCGGATCCGCGTGACCTACGACCTCCTGCCGGGCGTGTTCGATCCTTTCGAGGCCATGAAGGAAGGCGCCCCGCAACTGCACGGCTTCGCGCCCGGCAATATCTGCAAGCACACGCGCATACGCAAGGGGGATGTCGAGGCGGGACTGGGCGAGGCCGACCTCGTCGTCCAGGAAACCTACCGCACCTCGGCCCTGGAACACGCCTACCTGGAGCCCGAGGCGGGGCTGGCCTACCTGGAGCCCGACGGCTGCGTGACCGTGATGTCGCCCAGCCAGAACATCACCCACCACCGCCACATGCTGGCCAGGATCCTGGGCCGGCCCATCAACAAGGTGCGCATGATCATGAGTACCGTGGGCGGCGGCTTCGGCGGCAAGGAGGACATGCTGTACCAGGGCATGCTGGCGCTGGCCGCCATCCGCACGCGCCGGCCGGTTCGCTACGTGTTCACCCGCGAGGAAAGCATCGCGGCCAGCGCCAAGCGGCATCCGTTCAGCATCGACTACACCATGGGCCTGAGGCGCGGCGGGCTCATCGTCGCCACCCGGATGATCATGGTGTCGGACGGCGGCGCCTACGCCATGTCGACGCCGGGCGTCATGAACAAGTCCGCCATCCTGGGGCCCGGCCCCTACACCATTCCCAACGTGTGGGTCGATGCCATCGGCGTCTATACCAACAACACCCCCAGCGGCGCGTTCCGGGCCTTCGGTGCGTTCCAGTCCGAGTTCGCCACCGAGTCCCACCTGGACCTGTGCGCGGAACGGCTGGGCATGGACCCGGCGCAATTGCGGCGCCTCAACCTCATGCAGGACGGCGCGACCACCCATACCCGGCAGCCGCTGGACCGCGTGGCGGCCACCGCCTGCCTGGACGCCGCGCTGGCGGCCGCGCGCTGGGATCCGGGCGTGCCGCACCGGGAAGCC of Pigmentiphaga sp. H8 contains these proteins:
- a CDS encoding molybdopterin cofactor-binding domain-containing protein, with the translated sequence MPDPSGFDAAHPPTTHIVATVNGRKVARTVPIHYRVIDFVREELKLTGNKEGCGAGECGTCSMFVDGTLIKSCLAPVQKIHGRTVETVDDLDADQGMTVIQRAFHKCGASQCGYCIPGMVMAATSTLRKRPRASLDEIKEGLGGNICRCTGYQKILDAVAMARDVLNGTRPETDLEEAATDSFIGSRTRRLDAPAKVTGAIKYAADLWMPNMLHMQVLRSPHPHARIQRLDVGEARAMPGVECVLTCDDVPGVDNFGVFIEDQPIMARGMVRYVGEGIAAVVAETADIAREAVKRIRVTYDLLPGVFDPFEAMKEGAPQLHGFAPGNICKHTRIRKGDVEAGLGEADLVVQETYRTSALEHAYLEPEAGLAYLEPDGCVTVMSPSQNITHHRHMLARILGRPINKVRMIMSTVGGGFGGKEDMLYQGMLALAAIRTRRPVRYVFTREESIAASAKRHPFSIDYTMGLRRGGLIVATRMIMVSDGGAYAMSTPGVMNKSAILGPGPYTIPNVWVDAIGVYTNNTPSGAFRAFGAFQSEFATESHLDLCAERLGMDPAQLRRLNLMQDGATTHTRQPLDRVAATACLDAALAAARWDPGVPHREARGEPARIDLGGPGTRAPCTLGLGTMATDKETT